GAAGGGGCAGTCGGAACTGACACATGCGCGCAGGGATAGCCAAGTCAGGCCAACGGCGCAGCGTTCAGGGCGCTGTCCCGTAGGGGTCCGCAGGTTCAAATCCTGCTCCCTGCATTGTTCGGCTCGCTACAAACCGGCGAGCCGTAAAAGCGAGCAGACAGCACTTTGCTTCGGAGGTAGGATATGAGTAAGACGAACCCGAGACTCAGTAGTCTCATCGCCGACCTGAAGTCGACCGCCCGCGACGCGGGCGGCAACGTCTGGGGCGACGTCGCCGACCGGCTGGAGAAGCCGCGAAGCACGCACGCCGAAGTCAACCTGGGCCGAATCGAGCGGTACGCCCAGGAGGACGAGACAGTGGTCGTGCCCGGGAAGGTCCTGGGCAGCGGCGTCCTCCAGAAGGACGTCACGGTCGCTGCCGTGGACTTTTCCGGCACGGCCGAGACCAAGATCGACCAGGTAGGCGAGAGCATCACGCTAGAACAGGCACTCGAACGCAACCCCGACGGCGGTAACGTGCGGGTGATTCGATGAGTATCGCAGAATTCGACGCGGACGTCGTCGTCGAGGCACGTGACTGCATCCTCGGTCGGGTCGCCAGCGAGGTGGCCCAGCGCGCGCTCGACGGCGAGCGCGTGGCCGTGATCAACGCCGAGCAGGCGGTCATCACCGGCAACGCCGAGGACACGATGGAGACGTACCGGAAGCGCCGCGATCTGGGCTCGGACCGGGGTCCGTACTACCCGAAACAGCCCGACCGGATCCTCAAGCGCTCGATCCGCGGCATGCTGCCGTACAAGAAGGATCGCGGGCGTGAGGCCTTCGAGAACGTCCGTGTCTACATCGGCAACCCCCACGACGAGGACGCAGAGGTCGTCGAGGGGACGTCGCTGGATCGGCTCTCGAACATCAACTTCGTCCAGCTGGGCGAGGTCAGCGAAGAACTCGGAGCGAACGTCACATGGTAACTAACACGTCAGGCAAGAAGAAGACGGCCATCGCACGCGCGACGGTCACCGACGGCGAGGGTCGGGTTCGGGTGAACTCCCAGCCCGTCGAACTCGTCGAGCCGGAGCTGTCGCGGCTGAAGATGCTGGAACCGTTCCGGATCGCCGACGACGACCTGCGCGACGAGGTCGACATCGACGTGCAGGTCGAGGGCGGCGGGACCTCCGGACAGGCGGACGCGGTCCGGACCGCCATCGCGCGCGGGCTGGTGCAGTTCCACAACGACGCGGAACTGCGGGACGCCTACATGGAATTCGACCGGTCGCTGCTGGTCAACGACGTGCGCCAGACCGAACCCAAGAAGTGGGGCGGCCCGGGCGCTCGGGCGCGCTACCAGAAGTCCTACCGCTGAGGTGATCAAAGTATGATGGTACCGGTCCGGTGTTTCACCTGTGGCAACGTGGTCGGCGAGCACTGGGAGGAGTTCAAAGCTCGGACCAGAGAAGACGACGAGGACCCGGAGAAGGTCCTCGACGAACTGGGCGTGGAGCGACACTGCTGTCGCCGCATGCTCGTCTCGCACAAGGACCTCGTCGACATCGTGGCACCGTATCAGTGACACATGGCAGGACAGGAAAACAGATACGAGAAGGCACGCATCATCGGCGCGCGAGCGCTGCAGGTGGCCTACGGCGCACCGGTGCTCATCGACACGGAGCAGACCCAGCCGATCCTCATCGCGGCCGAGGAGTACGACGCCGAGGTCTTGCCGTTCACCGTGAGGCGGGGTGAACAGTGACACTGATCGCCGACGTGTCGCTGCGGCGGATCCTCGACTCCCGCGGTAACGGGACGGTCGAGGCGGAGGTGACCACCGAGAACGGTGGGTTCGGCCGCGCGGCCGCCCCCAGCGGTGCCTCGACGGGCGAGTACGAGGCGATCGAACTCGAACCGAGCGAGGCCATCGCGAAGGCCCGAGAGCTGGCGGTACCGCGACTCGTCGGCGAGACCTTCGCCGGCGACCAGCGCGGGGTCGATCAGGCGCTCCACGGCGCGGACGGCACCGACGATTTCTCGAAGATCGGGGCCAACAGCGCCGTCGCGATCAGCATGGCCGCGGCCAAGGCCGGTGCCGACACGCAGGGGATCCCCCTCTACCAGCACCTCGGCGGTGCGTTCCGGGGGCGGAACTTCCCGGTCCCGCTGGGCAACGTCGTCGGCGGCGGCGAACACGCCGCGGACGCGACCCACATCCAGGAGTTCCTCGCCGCACCCGTCGGCGCGCCGAGCGTCGCGGACGCGGTGTTCGCCAACGCGGCCGTCCACCAGGAGGTCCACGACATCCTGACCGACCGCGGGATCGCCGCGGGCAAGGGCGACGAAGGCGCGTGGGCACCTTCCGTGGACGACGCCGAGGCGTTCGAGATCGTGGCCGAGGCGACCGAACAGGTCGAAGACGAGTTCGGCTTCGAGGTCCGGATGGGGCTGGACGTGGCCGGCGCGGAGCTGTACGACGCCGAGGATGGCGTCTACCGATACGGCGACCGGACGCGGGACACGGCCGAGCAGATCGACTACGTCGCCGACCTCGTCTCCGAGTACGACCTCGTCTACGTCGAGGACCCGCTCGACGAGAACGACTACGAGGCCTTTGCCGAGTTGACTGACCGCGTCGGGGAGGAGACGCTGATCTGTGGCGACGACCTGTTCGTGACCAATACGGACCGGCTCGCCGACGGGATCGAGCAGGGTGCGGCAAACAGCATCCTGATCAAGCCCAACCAGATCGGCACGCTGACGGACGCCTTCGACGCCATCGAACTGGCGGTCGAGAACGGCTACGAGCCGGTCGTCTCCCACCGGAGCGGAGAGACCGAGGACGCGACGATCGCACACCTCGCCGTCGCGACGGACGCGCCGTTCATCAAGACTGGCGCGGTCGGCGGCGAGCGCACCGCGAAGCTGAACGAACTGATCCGAATCGAGGACAACGCATGAGTGGAAACGACGAAGAGGGTCTCGACGCCGCCGAGTCGGAGGTCGACCCGGAGCCGACCGGCGAAGCCGGTGCGGAGCCGGAGCCCGACCCCGACGCGGACGTCGCCGAGGCCGACGACGACGAAGCACAGACCCCCGACGCCGAGTCAGGTGAAGAGGAGGCGGCCGAGGAGGCCGCCGAAGAAGCGGAAGAGGAGCCACGGCTGGACGAGGACGTCATGCCCGACGACGAGGCGGACCTCCTCATCCCGGTCGAGGACTACCTCGCGGCCGGTGTCCACATCGGGACCCAGCAGAAGACCACGGACATGGAGCGGTTCATCCACCGCGTCCGGACCGACGGGCTGTACGTGCTGGACGTCTCGATGACCGACCAGCGCATCCGGACGGCAGCCGACTTCCTGGGCGATTACGACCCCGAGCAGATCCTCGTGGCCTCCTCGCGCCAGTACGGTCGCTTCCCGGCCGAGCAGTTCGCGGACGCCATCGGCGCTCGCGCACGCACCGGTCGGTTCATCCCCGGAACGCTCACGAACCCCGACTACGAGGGCTACATCGAGCCCGACGTCGTGGTCGTGACCGACCCCATCGGTGACTCCCAGGCTGTGAAGGAGGCCATCACGGTGGGCATCCCGGTCATCGCGATGTGTGACTCCAACAACCAGACGAGCAACGTCGATCTCGTGGTCCCGACGAACAACAAGGGTCGCAAGGCCCTGTCGGTCGTCTACTGGCTGCTGGCCAACGAGACGCTGGACCGGCGCGGTGCCGAACCGGCCTACGCGCTCGAGGACTTCGAGAGCGAACTGTAGATTTCGTCGCCATCACTTCGACTTTTTCGACTGCGCTCAGTTCGGTCGCGATAGCGTCGGGTGTAGGGGTCCGCTTTATCCCTCGTGCACAGAATCGGACAGTGTCAGGGGAGACGAAACGAGGAATAAAGGGACGACGACGGAGGAGCCCCTCAAGAGCTTTATTCCCCTCGTTCGAGAGGGGTAACATGGCACAAGACACGACGATGAACGCCCTGATCGGGGGCGTCGTCACGATCGTCCTCTCGTTCACCGGATTCTCACCGCTGATCGGCGGCGCGGTCGCGGGCTATCTGAACCAGCGCGACGGCGTACGAATCGGGGCGCTGGCCGGGGTGATCGCGCTCGTGCCGCTGATACTCGTGTTCGCTTTCCTCGGGACCGTGTTCGCAGCATTCACTCCGTTCAGCGGGATGGGACCGGGGATGATGACCGGGATGGGCCTGATCGGTCTCTTCTTCGGGGCTTTCGTGTTCGCCTTCGCCGCGGCGATCATCGTCGGCCTGTCGGCGCTGGGCGGGTATATCGGTGAGTACCTCTACGAAGAGGACGTGCTCTGAACCCGGTAGTTCCATTACCGAGGGGGGAAACGGACGGATATGGTCGTTTCCAGCGCACCGGGGAAGGTCTATCTCTTCGGGGAGCACGCGGTCGTATACGGTGAGCCGGCGGTGCCCTGCGCGATCGAGCGACGGGCGCGGGTGACCGTCGAGGAACGCGACGACGGGGCCCTGCGGGTCCACTCGACGGACCTCACACTCGACGGGTTCACGGTGGAGTACGAGGAGGCGACGGACGCCTCGGCCGACGTGGACGTGCCAGAGCAGCTGGTCGAGGCGGCCGTGGGCTACGTCGACGCGGCGGCCGCGCAGGCCCGCGACGCCGCGGACCGGCCCGACGCGGGCTTCGACATCACCATCGAGAGCGAGATTCCGCTCGGGGCGGGGCTGGGTTCCTCGGCCGCCGTGGTGGTCGCAGGGATCGACGCGGCGACCCGGGAACTCGGCGTCGAACTCAGTTCGAGGGAGATCGCCGAGCGCGCCTACCGGGTCGAACACGAGGTGCAGGACGGACAGGCCTCGCGGGCGGACACCTTCTGCTCGGCGGTCGGCGGCGCGGTCCGGGTCGAAGGCGACGACTGCCAGCCCATCCCGGACGTGCCGAACCTGCCCTTCGTCATCGGCTACGACGGCGGGGCCGGCGACACGGGCGAACTCGTGGCGGGCGTGCGCCGACTCAAGGAGGAGTACCCGTTCGCGGCCGACACCGTCGAGACCATCGGCGATCTCGTCCGGCAGGGCGAGCGGGCACTCGAAACCGGAGATCTCGAAGAACTCGGGCGGCTGATGGACTTCAATCACGGCCTGCTGGAGGCACTGGGTGTCTCCTCGCGGTCGCTGGACGAGATGGTGTGGGCGGCCCGGGAGTCCGACGCGCTGGGGGCGAAACTGACCGGCGCGGGCGGCGGCGGGTGTATCGTCGTGCTGGACGAGACCGAAGAGGCGCGGACGGCGCTGTCCTATACCCCGGGCTGTGAGGAGACGTTCCGGGCAGAACTGGACACCGAGGGCGTGCGCGTGGAGGAACGATGACGGTCGTCGTCAAACTCGGCGGAAGTGTCGTCACCGAGAAGGACGAACCGGAGACGCTCGACGAGGAGGCCATCGGGCAGGCGGCCGCAGCCGTCGCCGCCGCCGACGAGGCGGTCGTCGTCGTCCACGGTGGCGGGAGCTTCGGCCACCACCACGCGAGCAGCCACGGGGTCTCCCGGACCGACGGAACGCACGACGCCGTGGCTGTTCGGGAGATCCACGAGGCGATGAAGCGGTTGAACGACGCGATGGTCGACGCCCTCGCCGACGCGGGCGTCCCAGCGGTCCCCGTCCACCCGCTGTCGGCCGGGAGCCGGGACGTAGATGGCGACCTCGACCTGCCGACCGGACAGGTCGCCACGATGCTCGGCGAGGGGTTCGTCCCGGTGTTGCACGGCGACGTGCTCGCCCACGCGGGCTCGGGTGCGACCATCGTCAGCGGCGACGAACTCGTCGTGGCGCTGGCGACCGGCGTCGACGCCGACAGCGTGGGCCTCTGCTCGGCGGTCCCGGGCGTCCTCGACGCCGACGACGACGTGATCGACCGGATCGACGCGTTCGAGGAGGTAGCCGCGGTGCTGGGTGGGAGCGACGCCGCCGACGTGACCGGCGGGATGGCCGCGAAGGTCCGGACGCTGCTGGACCTGGACACACCGGCGTCGATCTTCGCGCTGGACGACCTCGAGGCCTTCTTCGAGGGAGACGAACCGGGAACGCTGGTCGCGGGCGGTGGCGGTGAAGGGTAGGAGCATCAAATCCCTCACCGCCGTGATAGTCCGTCGACCCCCGATGTGTGCGACATCCCTGCCACGGCGCGGCCTCGCACCGCCCGAAACGTGGCGTACTCTTATTGGTGATAGTTACCAATAACAGCGATATGACAACTGTCAGAATCGTAGACGGGGCCAGGTACGGCTTCAGGATGGTCGGTCTCGTCTTCGGGCTACTGGTGATCAGCGGCGTCCTGTTCGCGCTGGGGGGCCTGCTGGCGACCGGCGGCGAACTGACGGTACAGGGTTCGCTGCTCGCCTTCGGACAGCCGGCGATGCTGGCCGCGGGTGGGTTCTTCGGACTGGCCGGCGTCGTGGTCCTCTACGCCGGATCCGTCGGGCTCGTCCACAAGCTGATCGCCGACAGCGTCACGGCCGGTTTCGAGAACGCGGAGGGGACAGCCACGGGACCGGTCTCGGTGAGCGAGGATACCGCGAGTACGAGGGCGGAACAGACCGCCGAGTCCCCGTCCGAGTCCGGCACCACGACGACCTTCGACCGCGACGAACGGGCACAGGAAGAACCGATCGCGGCCGACTCGTCGGCGGCAGAACCCGTCGTAGACGAGGGCGATCCAGCCGGGGAATCCGTGGCGGAGGGGACCGGTTCGGAGATCGATCCGGACACGGGGAAAGTCGAGCCGGAGTCGGTCGATCTGGTGGACGAGCCGACTCAGAAGCCGGGGCAGAGTCGGTCGTCGAGCGAACCTGCAGAGGACGCCGTCGAGGACAGCGTGGCCGACCCGGGCCCGGAGCCAGATCAGGCCGGATCGAGCGACGACAGGGACGAGACGGGTGGAACAGGTCGGACGGACGGCCAAGATACGGAACCTGTCGCCTTCGAACCGGAGGACGGTGCGGAAGCGATCAGCACTGCTCCGGAATCGACAGAGGAAGAAGGTGTGGAGCCAGTAGCGGCCGAATCAGCCACGGACGACGACCCGTCGGCCCCGGCGGACATCGACCGGGCGGTCACCGAGGCGACCGGGACCAGTCTCGACGAATCCGACGACGTGTCGACCGAACCGGTCGGGTCTGACGAGACGGCTGCCGAGACAGCCGAACCGACCGAAGTAACCGACGATCCGATCGAGAGAGCCGGCGAACCGGCCGTCGAGGGCGACAACGGCGCATCGGGAACCGACGACGACGCGGTGTCGGGGGCCACGGACGACACCGGGACCGACGAGACAGACGATCCGTTCACCGAACCGGCCGTCGACGTCGACGAGGAGTCGTCGGAGACGGAGAAAGCCGACGTGATCGACCGGGCCTTCGAGCAGGAAGAAGACGCGGACATCGACGCGGACACGGTCATCGACGACGCCATCGAAGCGGGTGAAGTCGAGGACACCAGCGACGAACCCGGCGACTGGGAACCGCTCGACGAGAGCGACCTGAAGGACGACTGACGATCAGAGGTCCAGTAACTCTTTGGCGATGATGTTGCGCTGAATCTCGCTGGTTCCTTCCCCGATCTGGTAGAGTTTCGCGTGGCGATACTGTCGCTCGACCGGGTAATCGCGGGTGTAGCCGTTGCCGCCGTGGAGTTGCATCGCGTCGCTGGCCACCTCCTCGGCGACCTCGGAGGCGTAGAGTTTGGCCATGCTGGCGAGTTTGGTGGGCTTCTCGTCGCGGTCGATGCGGGCGGCGGCGTCGTAGGTGAGCCGGCGGGCGTTCTCCACCTTGACCGCCATGTCGGCGAGTGTGTGCTGGACGGCCTGAAACTGCTCTAGCTTCCGGTCGAACTGGCTGCGCTCGCCGACGTAGTCGACGGCCTCGTCGAGACAGCGCTGGGCGATTCCCAGGGCCTGGGCGGCGATGCCGACCCGTTCTTCCTCGAAGAACTCCATGAGCTGGTAGAAGCCGGCGTCCTCGTAGCCGACGAGGTTCTCTTCCGGGACTCTGACGCCGTCGTAGCGGAGCTGGGCGGTGTCGGATGCGTTCCAGCCCATCTTGTGAATCTGGCTCTCGACCTCGAACCCGTCACGATCGGTCTCGACGATGATCGCCGAGATGCCGGCGTGACCCTCGACGCCCGTTCGGCACATCGTCAGGACGTAGTCGGCGATGGAGCCGTGCGTGATGAAGGTCTTCACGCCGTCGATGACGTACTCGTCTCCGTCCTTCTCCGCGGCTACGCCGCTCCGTTCCGAGGCTGAAGCCTCGCGTTTCTCCGCCGTCGTCTCGATGCTCGCGGCGTCGCTCCCGTGCTCGGGTTCGGTGTTGCCGAGCGCGCCGATCAACTCGCCGGATGTGATCCCCTCCAGAATCCACTCTTTCTGTTCCTCGGTGCCGTACTCGGCGATCATCCGGGTGCCGAACTCGGTGCCGATGGCCGCGAGCATCCCGGCGTCGGCGCGCGCGATCTCCTCGGCGAAGATCGAGGCCTCGATCTGTCCCATCCCCGCGCCGCCGTACTCCTCGGGGATCGAGACGCCGATCAGACCGGCGTCGACGGCTGTCTCCCAGACCGCTTCGGGCCACTCGCCGCTCTCCTCGTGTTCGCGCGCGACGGGTTCGATCTCGTTCTCGGCGAACTCCCGGGCCGTCTGTCGCACGGCCCGCTGTTCCTCGGTCAGGGAGAAATCGATCATGGGCCACCGACGACAGTAAGTGTGTTAACTGTTTCCGAGCCACAGGAACTGCCCACGAGTTCACTCCCCTGAGACACGAACACGTATCACAAGAAATTAGAAACTGATTTACCGTGTCTGGTCGGGAGTGTAGTGGATGACAGGGTTCGATCCGACGCCGCCGAGTACGGAGCTGTTCGCCGACGACCTGCTGGCGGGTGAGACGGCGTTGATCACCGGCGGCGGGACGGGAATCGGCGAGGAGATCGCGCTGGCGATGGCAGACCACGGCGCGGACGTGGCCGTCGCCAGCCGTGACATGGATCACCTCGAACCGGTGGCCGATGCGATCGAGGAGAAGGGTCAGCAGGCCTGTGCGACGACGGTCGACGTGCGCGACGAGGACGAGGTCGACGCGATGACCGAGACGGTGATCGACGAACTCGGCGATATTACGATCCTCGTCAACAACGCCGGCGCGAACTTCGTCACGCCCACGGAGGAGCTGTCGGCCAACGGCTGGCGCTCCGTGGTGGGAACCATCCTCGACGGCACGGCCTATTGCTCGTTTGCGGTCGGCGAGCACATGATCGACAACGGCGGCGGGTCGATCGTCACGATGGGCGCGACCAACTCCGTGTTCGGCGCGCCGTATCACGCCCACTCGGGGGCGGGCAAGGCGGGCGTCCACAACCTGATGCAGTCGCTTGCCAGCGAGTGGGCGAAGTTCGGGATCCGTGCGAACACGGTCGCACCGGGCATCATCGAGACCGAGGGGATCGCCGGCGCGGTCGGTGGATCCCTGCCCGACCAGTTGCTGGAGGACCTCGCTGCGGATCGGTTCGGCGAGCCCGCGGACTGCGTGCCGGTCGTCCTCTTTCTCGCGAGCCCCGCGGCGAGTTACGTGACGGGGAGTTACTACGCGGTCGACGGCGGGCACCTGCTCCATCAGTCGCCGATGGGGTGAGGGCGAAAAAGCCGTCCAAACCCAACAGTTTTAAAAGCGGGCGTCGAAGGCCTCCGTAACCGAGCGCACGGCCGCCCGGACTCGGACGCGGCGGCCGGCAACACATCGAGCGGTTCGGTGTGTCCGGAACGGGACGACTCCCGTCCGTCGTTGCGCGTCGTGGGCCCTCGGTCGGCCCGGCGACGCACGGAATCCGACGGCGGGTCGGGAGTCGCTAGCCCACGGACCAGAATCGCCTGTTTGCCGGTCACCGCGAGTCGACCGACTCCGCGGGGCCCGTCTCGGAAGCTACAACCATGGAAATCGAAATCGCGACAATCGGCGGCTATCAGGA
This Halorientalis sp. IM1011 DNA region includes the following protein-coding sequences:
- a CDS encoding 50S ribosomal protein L18e, coding for MSKTNPRLSSLIADLKSTARDAGGNVWGDVADRLEKPRSTHAEVNLGRIERYAQEDETVVVPGKVLGSGVLQKDVTVAAVDFSGTAETKIDQVGESITLEQALERNPDGGNVRVIR
- a CDS encoding 50S ribosomal protein L13, which translates into the protein MSIAEFDADVVVEARDCILGRVASEVAQRALDGERVAVINAEQAVITGNAEDTMETYRKRRDLGSDRGPYYPKQPDRILKRSIRGMLPYKKDRGREAFENVRVYIGNPHDEDAEVVEGTSLDRLSNINFVQLGEVSEELGANVTW
- a CDS encoding 30S ribosomal protein S9, whose translation is MVTNTSGKKKTAIARATVTDGEGRVRVNSQPVELVEPELSRLKMLEPFRIADDDLRDEVDIDVQVEGGGTSGQADAVRTAIARGLVQFHNDAELRDAYMEFDRSLLVNDVRQTEPKKWGGPGARARYQKSYR
- a CDS encoding DNA-directed RNA polymerase subunit N codes for the protein MMVPVRCFTCGNVVGEHWEEFKARTREDDEDPEKVLDELGVERHCCRRMLVSHKDLVDIVAPYQ
- a CDS encoding DNA-directed RNA polymerase subunit K — encoded protein: MAGQENRYEKARIIGARALQVAYGAPVLIDTEQTQPILIAAEEYDAEVLPFTVRRGEQ
- the eno gene encoding phosphopyruvate hydratase translates to MTLIADVSLRRILDSRGNGTVEAEVTTENGGFGRAAAPSGASTGEYEAIELEPSEAIAKARELAVPRLVGETFAGDQRGVDQALHGADGTDDFSKIGANSAVAISMAAAKAGADTQGIPLYQHLGGAFRGRNFPVPLGNVVGGGEHAADATHIQEFLAAPVGAPSVADAVFANAAVHQEVHDILTDRGIAAGKGDEGAWAPSVDDAEAFEIVAEATEQVEDEFGFEVRMGLDVAGAELYDAEDGVYRYGDRTRDTAEQIDYVADLVSEYDLVYVEDPLDENDYEAFAELTDRVGEETLICGDDLFVTNTDRLADGIEQGAANSILIKPNQIGTLTDAFDAIELAVENGYEPVVSHRSGETEDATIAHLAVATDAPFIKTGAVGGERTAKLNELIRIEDNA
- the rpsB gene encoding 30S ribosomal protein S2, which translates into the protein MSGNDEEGLDAAESEVDPEPTGEAGAEPEPDPDADVAEADDDEAQTPDAESGEEEAAEEAAEEAEEEPRLDEDVMPDDEADLLIPVEDYLAAGVHIGTQQKTTDMERFIHRVRTDGLYVLDVSMTDQRIRTAADFLGDYDPEQILVASSRQYGRFPAEQFADAIGARARTGRFIPGTLTNPDYEGYIEPDVVVVTDPIGDSQAVKEAITVGIPVIAMCDSNNQTSNVDLVVPTNNKGRKALSVVYWLLANETLDRRGAEPAYALEDFESEL
- a CDS encoding DUF5518 domain-containing protein, which gives rise to MAQDTTMNALIGGVVTIVLSFTGFSPLIGGAVAGYLNQRDGVRIGALAGVIALVPLILVFAFLGTVFAAFTPFSGMGPGMMTGMGLIGLFFGAFVFAFAAAIIVGLSALGGYIGEYLYEEDVL
- the mvk gene encoding mevalonate kinase, encoding MVVSSAPGKVYLFGEHAVVYGEPAVPCAIERRARVTVEERDDGALRVHSTDLTLDGFTVEYEEATDASADVDVPEQLVEAAVGYVDAAAAQARDAADRPDAGFDITIESEIPLGAGLGSSAAVVVAGIDAATRELGVELSSREIAERAYRVEHEVQDGQASRADTFCSAVGGAVRVEGDDCQPIPDVPNLPFVIGYDGGAGDTGELVAGVRRLKEEYPFAADTVETIGDLVRQGERALETGDLEELGRLMDFNHGLLEALGVSSRSLDEMVWAARESDALGAKLTGAGGGGCIVVLDETEEARTALSYTPGCEETFRAELDTEGVRVEER
- a CDS encoding isopentenyl phosphate kinase; amino-acid sequence: MTVVVKLGGSVVTEKDEPETLDEEAIGQAAAAVAAADEAVVVVHGGGSFGHHHASSHGVSRTDGTHDAVAVREIHEAMKRLNDAMVDALADAGVPAVPVHPLSAGSRDVDGDLDLPTGQVATMLGEGFVPVLHGDVLAHAGSGATIVSGDELVVALATGVDADSVGLCSAVPGVLDADDDVIDRIDAFEEVAAVLGGSDAADVTGGMAAKVRTLLDLDTPASIFALDDLEAFFEGDEPGTLVAGGGGEG
- a CDS encoding acyl-CoA dehydrogenase family protein; the protein is MDFSLTEEQRAVRQTAREFAENEIEPVAREHEESGEWPEAVWETAVDAGLIGVSIPEEYGGAGMGQIEASIFAEEIARADAGMLAAIGTEFGTRMIAEYGTEEQKEWILEGITSGELIGALGNTEPEHGSDAASIETTAEKREASASERSGVAAEKDGDEYVIDGVKTFITHGSIADYVLTMCRTGVEGHAGISAIIVETDRDGFEVESQIHKMGWNASDTAQLRYDGVRVPEENLVGYEDAGFYQLMEFFEEERVGIAAQALGIAQRCLDEAVDYVGERSQFDRKLEQFQAVQHTLADMAVKVENARRLTYDAAARIDRDEKPTKLASMAKLYASEVAEEVASDAMQLHGGNGYTRDYPVERQYRHAKLYQIGEGTSEIQRNIIAKELLDL
- a CDS encoding SDR family oxidoreductase — its product is MTGFDPTPPSTELFADDLLAGETALITGGGTGIGEEIALAMADHGADVAVASRDMDHLEPVADAIEEKGQQACATTVDVRDEDEVDAMTETVIDELGDITILVNNAGANFVTPTEELSANGWRSVVGTILDGTAYCSFAVGEHMIDNGGGSIVTMGATNSVFGAPYHAHSGAGKAGVHNLMQSLASEWAKFGIRANTVAPGIIETEGIAGAVGGSLPDQLLEDLAADRFGEPADCVPVVLFLASPAASYVTGSYYAVDGGHLLHQSPMG